A genome region from Hydrogenoanaerobacterium saccharovorans includes the following:
- a CDS encoding SPFH domain-containing protein: MPIFELFGSFIVLAVVFVILILIVSCIKIVPQAMVYVVERLGAYHSTWETGIHFKVPFFDRIAKKVSLKEQVVDFAPQPVITKDNVTMQIDTVVFFQITDAKLYTYGVERPLSAIENLSATTLRNIIGEMELDSTLTSRDVINTKITATLDTATDKWGIKVNRVELKNILPPREIQDAMEKQMKAERERRESILRAEGEKHSQILVAEGEKESAILRAEAEKESAVLRAEGVKEQKIREAQGEAEAIIMVQKAFADSLKMLNDANPSQQVLAIKSLEAFAKAADGKATKIIIPSEIQSMAGLVTSLKEIASDSKTAQ, from the coding sequence ATGCCTATTTTTGAATTATTCGGTAGTTTTATTGTACTTGCGGTGGTTTTTGTTATTTTAATCCTGATCGTTTCGTGCATCAAGATTGTTCCACAAGCGATGGTGTATGTTGTGGAAAGATTGGGTGCCTATCATTCAACTTGGGAGACAGGCATTCACTTTAAAGTTCCGTTTTTTGACCGTATTGCCAAAAAGGTATCGCTCAAAGAACAGGTAGTGGATTTTGCACCGCAGCCTGTAATTACAAAAGACAACGTTACGATGCAGATAGATACGGTGGTGTTCTTTCAAATAACCGATGCAAAGCTGTATACATATGGTGTTGAGCGCCCTTTATCTGCCATTGAAAACCTTTCCGCCACCACCCTGCGTAACATAATTGGTGAAATGGAACTGGATAGCACCCTTACCTCGCGCGATGTTATCAACACAAAAATTACCGCAACCCTAGATACCGCAACCGATAAATGGGGCATTAAGGTAAACCGTGTAGAGCTTAAAAACATCCTGCCCCCGCGTGAGATTCAGGACGCAATGGAAAAACAGATGAAAGCAGAACGTGAGCGTCGTGAGTCCATTCTCAGGGCAGAAGGCGAAAAACACAGCCAAATCTTGGTTGCAGAGGGCGAAAAAGAGTCGGCTATCCTGCGTGCGGAGGCAGAAAAAGAATCTGCCGTGCTTCGTGCCGAGGGTGTAAAAGAGCAAAAGATACGTGAGGCACAGGGTGAGGCAGAGGCAATTATTATGGTGCAAAAAGCATTTGCCGATTCGCTGAAAATGCTAAACGATGCAAACCCAAGCCAGCAGGTGCTCGCTATCAAGAGCCTTGAGGCATTTGCAAAAGCGGCAGACGGTAAAGCAACAAAAATTATCATCCCAAGCGAGATACAATCTATGGCAGGGCTGGTAACATCGCTAAAAGAAATTGCATCCGACAGTAAAACGGCACAATAA
- a CDS encoding YitT family protein, giving the protein MGRILEKMEPKQIALDLLCDVACGILNGISVAMFTAPNRIAPGGVTGIATIINFLFGLPIGTGAMLINIPLLLVAYKILGRRFTLLTLKSTFIMSLFIDLCAMFLPPYQGNLLLAAMFGGATGGIGLGLVFMRGSTTGGTDILCRLAKLKFPHMPFGKVLLVLDGFVIVAAAVVYQNIESALYALVTILASSKMIDMILYGLDKGKVVYVVSACNREIAKAIIEEMDRSATLLKSVGAYSQKDQEMLMCAVRDDQYPLLKKIVLQIDKNAFMIVADAGEILGEGWRGIDSEKI; this is encoded by the coding sequence ATGGGTAGGATTTTAGAAAAAATGGAGCCAAAACAGATTGCACTGGATTTACTGTGTGATGTTGCATGCGGCATACTAAACGGTATTTCGGTTGCTATGTTCACTGCCCCAAATCGTATTGCGCCCGGAGGGGTTACCGGTATTGCAACTATCATTAATTTTCTGTTCGGCTTGCCTATCGGTACGGGTGCAATGCTCATCAATATCCCCCTTTTGCTGGTTGCTTATAAAATATTAGGTAGGCGTTTCACTCTGCTTACCCTCAAATCCACCTTTATTATGTCTTTATTTATCGATTTATGTGCCATGTTTTTACCGCCATATCAGGGTAATTTGCTTTTGGCTGCCATGTTTGGCGGTGCAACGGGCGGTATTGGCTTGGGGCTTGTTTTTATGCGCGGCAGTACAACAGGCGGTACTGATATTTTATGCAGACTTGCCAAGCTCAAATTCCCCCATATGCCCTTTGGCAAGGTACTTTTGGTTTTAGACGGATTTGTTATTGTGGCTGCGGCTGTGGTTTACCAAAATATCGAAAGTGCGCTCTATGCACTCGTCACCATCCTTGCATCATCAAAAATGATTGATATGATTTTGTATGGTTTGGATAAGGGCAAAGTGGTGTATGTTGTATCCGCTTGTAACCGAGAAATCGCAAAAGCAATTATCGAAGAAATGGACCGAAGTGCAACGCTTTTAAAATCGGTAGGTGCGTACTCGCAGAAAGACCAAGAAATGTTAATGTGTGCGGTACGCGATGACCAATACCCACTGCTTAAAAAAATTGTGCTGCAAATCGATAAAAACGCCTTTATGATTGTAGCGGATGCAGGTGAGATTTTGGGTGAAGGGTGGCGGGGAATTGATTCTGAAAAGATATAG
- a CDS encoding NfeD family protein, which translates to MRTVLSQELYPVFWLMLGITLAIIEATTVQLVAIWFSLGAVVTIIPALMGAPMWVQLFVFVAVSALAMLGTRPFVKRFLSVKQERTNADRVIGQTGVVLEEIDNDKAQGRVSVMGLDWSARSVDNTDIQAGTKVSILAIEGVKLIVQIKKTSDKEVLKEE; encoded by the coding sequence ATGCGAACGGTTCTGTCGCAAGAGCTGTATCCGGTATTTTGGCTGATGCTCGGTATTACACTTGCCATTATAGAGGCAACAACCGTGCAGCTGGTGGCAATTTGGTTTTCGCTAGGTGCAGTTGTAACAATTATCCCTGCACTGATGGGTGCGCCTATGTGGGTACAATTGTTTGTATTTGTTGCGGTATCTGCATTGGCAATGCTGGGCACGCGCCCGTTTGTAAAGCGATTTTTAAGCGTAAAGCAAGAGCGCACAAACGCGGACAGAGTAATTGGGCAAACGGGTGTTGTTCTTGAAGAAATTGATAATGACAAAGCACAGGGCAGGGTAAGTGTGATGGGGTTGGATTGGTCTGCCCGATCGGTGGATAATACCGATATCCAAGCTGGTACCAAAGTGAGCATACTCGCCATAGAAGGCGTAAAGTTAATTGTACAAATAAAAAAGACCTCGGATAAAGAGGTACTTAAGGAGGAGTAG